In Longimicrobiaceae bacterium, the genomic window TCCCCCACCTCGAAGGCGGCGACGCGGGCCGGGAGGCGGAGCTCCCAGGTGGACGCGCCGGAGCCGAGGACGAGCGCGCGGTCTCCCGTGTTCCGCAGGCGCACGATCTCGTTCACCTCGGCGCCTCCGTCGCCCTCGGGGAGGACGATCACGTCGCGCCGGACCACCTTCACCGCGCCGGGCATCCGGCTGGCGGAAGCCGTGTCGAACACCTGGACGGCGTACGGGGTTCCCGCGTCGCCGGAGTGCAGCGGCGGCCCGAAGTAGCGGACCCCGCGGAACTCCGCCGTGGCGAAGAACACGTTGAACCCGGCGGAGGTGTCGGCCGGCGGGAGGTCGAGGGTGAACGAGCCGTCGGGCGCGCTCCGCGCCGTCCCGACCGCGCCGGAGGAGTCGCGGGTAACCCGGTGTAGCGTGACCGGCACCCCGCCCACCCCCTCCTCCCCCAGGAGGACGCGCCCGGCGAGGCGCTGCGGGTGGGCGGGCGCCGCGGCCAGCGCCGCGAAGAAAAGGAGGACGGCGGCGCGCAGGGCGCCGCGGAGCATACGTGGGCTCACGGGTTGAAACGCCCCAGGTCCTCGGGGTTCATCTTCTTGAGGTGCTCCTTGAGCTGCTCGGGGGTCAGCTTGGAGCTCTCGGGCTGCGCGCCCTCTTCGGCGGGGGTGTTGCCGAGCAGACCTTCCTCGCCCTCTTCCGCCTCTGCGAACTGGACCGCGGTCCCGGAAAGGAGGTCGTCGCTGGTGTACAGCTCCGCCTGCAGCCGCAGCGCGATGGCGATGGAGTCGGACGGGCGCGCGTCCACGGTGAACACCTCGTCCCCGCGCCGGATCACCATCTCGGCGTAGTAGGTGTTCTCCTGCACGCGGGTGATGAGCACCCGCGTCAGCGTCCCCCCCAGCCCGCGGATCAGCGCCGGGAAGAGGTCGTGCGTGAGCGGGCGGGAGAACTTCATCCCGGCCAGCTCCATGGCGATCGCGCTCGCCTCCGCCGGGCCGATCCAGATGGGGAGGACGCGCGACCCCTCCACTTCCTGGAGGATCACCACGGGGGTCTTGGACGTCTGGTCGAGCCCCAGACTCTGCACTCGTACCTGGATCATGTCTCCCTGCCTTCATGAACGAAGGTGGACGGCACCGGGGACCGCTCGCCCCCGGCGCCTCCACCTCCGCGTTCTGCACCCGGCGCGCGTCGCGGCCGCGGGGCCCCGCCCCGCTCCGCCGGATTCGTGCCTACGCGCGGGCAGCCGCCCGCAGCTCCTCCACCCGGTCGGTCCGCTCCCAGGGGAAGAGGAGCACGGGGCGCCCGTTCCCCCCCTCGGTTGCAGGGCGCCCGAAGTGGCCGTACGCCGCGGTCGGACGGTAGATGGGGGTGCGGAGCTGCAGCGCGTCGATGATCCCTTGCGGGGTGAAGTCGAACACCTGGCGGAGCGCCCGCTCGATGGCCTGCTCCGCCACCGCGGCCGTCCCGAAGGTCTCCACGCGCACGGAGACCGGCTCGCGCACGCCGATGGCGTAGGCGAGCTGGATCTCGCAGCGGCGGGCGAGCCCCGCGGCCACCACGTGCTTGGCGGCCCAGCGGGCGGCGTACGCGGCGGAGCGGTCCACCTTGGTGGGGTCCTTGCCGCTGAAGGCGCCTCCGCCGTGCCGGCCCATGCCGCCGTAGGTGTCCACGATGATCTTCCGCCCCGTGAGCCCGGCGTCGCCGTGCGGCCCCCCGACGACGAAGCGCCCGGTGGGGTTGATGTGGAAGGTGGTCCCCTCCGGGTCGAAGAAGCCCGTGGGCTCCAGCACCGGCCGGACCACGTGCTCCACGATCTCGGAGCGGATCTGGTCGTTGGTGGCCTCGGGGTCGTGCTGGGTGGAGACCACCACCGTGTCCACCCGCACCGGGCGGTCGTCCTCGTACTCCACCGACACCTGGGTCTTCCCGTCCGGGCGGAGCCAGTCGAGCTTGCCGCTCTTGCGGACGTGGGCCAGCCGCTCGGCCAGGCGGTGCGCCAGCAGGATGGGCGTCGGCATCAGCGCCTCGTTCTCGTCGCTGGCGTAGCCGAACATCATCCCCTGGTCGCCCGCGCCGCCGGTGTCCACGCCCATGGCGATGTCCGGCGACTGCTGGTCGATGGTGGTCATCACCGCGCAGGTGTGCCCGTCGATCCCGTACTGCGCGTCCGTGTACCCGATGGACTTGAGCGTCCCGCGCACGATGGCGGGGATGTCCACGTACGTCTGGGTCGTGATCTCCCCCGCGACGACCGCGACGCCGGTGGTCACCAGCGTCTCGCAGGCCACCCGGCCGGCCGGATCGTTCGCCAGGATGGCGTCGAGGACGGCGTCGGAGATCTGGTCGGCGATCTTGTCGGGGTGGCCTTCGGTGACCGACTCGGAGGTGAAGAGCTGCCGCTGCGCCACTCGGGCTCCTGGGTCTGTATTGCTGGAAACGTAAGGGATTCCGAGCGTCGAAGATACCACCCTACCCGGCGGCCGACAAGTTCCAGGAGGCCATGAAGCGGGTCAGGTCGATCCAGTCCTCGGCATGGCGGGTGAGGACGTCCAGGACTTCGCCCGGGGTGCCCGCGGCGAGCGCCTCCCGGGCCGCGGCCTGCGCCTCCTCGCGCGACACGGAGCGGATCACCTTCTTGATCTCGGCCAGGGCGGAGGGGCCCACGCTGAGGGAGTGGACCCCCAGCCCGATCAGGAAGAAGGCGCCGAGCGGGTGCGCAGCGAACTCCCCGCACACCCCCACCTCGATCCCGGCGGCCCGCCCCGCGTCCGCGACGCCGCGGATGAGGCGCCCCACCGCCGGGTGGAACGGGTTGTAGAGCCTGGCGAGGCGCGAGTTGCCGCGGTCCACCGCCAGGGTGTACTGCACCAGGTCGTTGGTCCCGATGGAGAAGAAGTCCACGTGGCGCGCCAGCTCCGGCGCGGACACGGCCGCCGCCGGGGTCTCCACCATGGCGCCGAGCGAGTACCGCTCCGGGACGGCGTACCCCTCCGCGCGCAGCTCCTCCATGCACCCGTCCAGGAGCCGGCGCGTGGCGACGATCTCGGCGATCTCGTTGACCAGAGGGAGCATGATGCGCACGTCGGCGGTGGCCGCCGCGCGCAGCAGCGCCCGCAGCTGCGCCCGGAACATCTCCGGCTCGTCCAGGCAGACCCGGATCGCCCGCCATCCCAGGAACGGGTTCTCCTCCGGGGCCATGTGCAGGAAGGCCGGGAACTTGTCGCCCCCCAGGTCGTAGGTGCGGATCACCACCGGCGCTTCCGGAAAGACGCCCAGCACCTGCCGGTACGCCTGGTACTGCTCCTCCTCGCCCGGGGCGGCGCCCCGCCCCACCACCAGGAACTCGGTGCGGAAGAGGCCGATCCCCTCCGCGCCGTGGGCGCGCGCGCTGGCGGCCTCGCCGGGGAGGTCGATGTTGGCGCGGAGCTCGACACGGTACCCGTCGCGCGTGGCGGACTCTAGGTGCGCCAGGAGGAGCAGCTCCTGCTCCCACTCCCGGATCTGGAAGTCCCGCTCGCGGTAGGCGTGCTTCTCCTCCTCCGTGGGGGCGACGATCACCCGCCCGGCCCGCCCGTCCAGGATCAGCTCGTCGCCCTCGCGCACGCGCTCCGACAGGTCGCCGAGGCTCACCACGGCGGGGATGTCGAGCGAGCGCGCCAGGATGGAGTTGTGGGAGGCGCGGGTCCCGGAGTCGGTGGCGATCCCCACCACGTGGCGGGGGTCCAGCTGCACCGTGAGGCTGGGGGTGAGATCGTGGGCCACCAGGATCACCTTCTCGTCGCCGGTGCGCTCCCGCAGCTCCGGGTCCTCCAGCCCCATCAGGCGCCGCAGCACGCGGTTCTGGACGTCGGCCAGGTCGTTCAGCTTGTCGAGCACCATGGGGTGCGCGGTGTGCGACCACTGCGACTCCCACTCCAGCACCCGCCACTCGAAGGCGCGCTCCGCGGTGAGGTGGTTCTCGCGGATGTAGGCGATCGTCCCCTGGATCAGGTCGGCGTCCTCGAGCATCAGCACCTGCGGCTCGAAGATCTGCGCCTCCACCCGCCCCATCTTCCGCTCGGTGCGGGCCTGCAGCTCGCGGATCCGCCCCCTGGCCCACTCGCACGCGGCGAGGAAGCGCTCCACCTCGAACTCCACCCGGTCCTGGGGAACGACGCCCCCGTGCGGCACCCGCGGCGACTCCCAGCGGAGGACGCGGGCACGGGCGATGACGATGCCCGGCGAGGCGGGGATCCCGTCGCGGGCCAGGCTCACCGGCTCACTCCTCCCCGAAGCGCTCGGCCACGAGCCGCTCCAGCGCCTCCACGGCCTCCACCGCGTCGTCGCCGCTGGCGCGGATGGCGACGCTGGACCCGCGCTCGGCGGCGAGCATCATCACTCCCATGATGCTCTTGCCGTTGACCTCCACCTGGTCCCTGGCGACCCAGATCTCGGAGGAGAAGCGGTTGGCGAGCTTCACGAACTCCGCCGCCGGACGGGCGTGGAGGCCGTACTTGTTGAGGATCGTGACCTGCGTGCTGTGTTCCATCCCGGATCGGTTCATGAGGTGGCGACTACGATCGTGTCGACGGCCCAGACCACCACCAGGACCGCCCACACCGCCCACCGGACGCGGAGCCCGAGCCAGAGGCCGGCGGCGAGCGCCGCCGCGACGAGCGCGTACTCCGCCGGGCTGCGGGAGGCGTCCCCCACGGCGAGCACCCCGGCCATCCCGGCCAGGAAGGCGCCCGCGTCGGATGCCCGCTCGCTGAGGCGCTGGAAGGGGGCGTCCCGGAGCGCCCTCCCCACCGCGAGGCCGTCGCGCAGGCCCACGCGCAGCCCCCAGGCGCGGAGCCACAGGTGCAGCGCGTTGTAGACGAGGAGGAAGGCGGCCACCGCCGCCCACCAGGGAGCCCCCAGCAGGAGGAGGGCGATGGCGAGGAGCGCGCACGCCGGGCGCCAGGCCTGCCACACCAGGCGGTCCCCGATGGAACCGAGCGAGCCTCGCAGCGCCGCCTTGAAGCGCCGCACCGTCTCCGGGGGGGCGCCCTCCTCCTCCAGCCGGGCCACCGCGCCCGCGGCCACCGTGGCCAGGTACGGGTGGCTGTTGAACAGCTCCGCGTGCCGGGCGACCGCGGCGTAGAGCGCGTCCTCGTCGTCCCGGTACACCCTGCGGAGGACCGGGAGCAGCACGAACGCGAAACCCGTGCCGATCAGCGTCTGGTAGTTCCACGACCCCTGCACGGCGAAGCTCCGCAGGAGCAGGGCGCGCCGGACGCCGCGCGTGAGCGCCGTCACCCCCGGAGCACCAGCGCGAGGACCCCCACCCCGGCCCCGGCGGCGA contains:
- a CDS encoding bifunctional nuclease family protein, with the translated sequence MIQVRVQSLGLDQTSKTPVVILQEVEGSRVLPIWIGPAEASAIAMELAGMKFSRPLTHDLFPALIRGLGGTLTRVLITRVQENTYYAEMVIRRGDEVFTVDARPSDSIAIALRLQAELYTSDDLLSGTAVQFAEAEEGEEGLLGNTPAEEGAQPESSKLTPEQLKEHLKKMNPEDLGRFNP
- the metK gene encoding methionine adenosyltransferase codes for the protein MAQRQLFTSESVTEGHPDKIADQISDAVLDAILANDPAGRVACETLVTTGVAVVAGEITTQTYVDIPAIVRGTLKSIGYTDAQYGIDGHTCAVMTTIDQQSPDIAMGVDTGGAGDQGMMFGYASDENEALMPTPILLAHRLAERLAHVRKSGKLDWLRPDGKTQVSVEYEDDRPVRVDTVVVSTQHDPEATNDQIRSEIVEHVVRPVLEPTGFFDPEGTTFHINPTGRFVVGGPHGDAGLTGRKIIVDTYGGMGRHGGGAFSGKDPTKVDRSAAYAARWAAKHVVAAGLARRCEIQLAYAIGVREPVSVRVETFGTAAVAEQAIERALRQVFDFTPQGIIDALQLRTPIYRPTAAYGHFGRPATEGGNGRPVLLFPWERTDRVEELRAAARA
- the ptsP gene encoding phosphoenolpyruvate--protein phosphotransferase — its product is MSLARDGIPASPGIVIARARVLRWESPRVPHGGVVPQDRVEFEVERFLAACEWARGRIRELQARTERKMGRVEAQIFEPQVLMLEDADLIQGTIAYIRENHLTAERAFEWRVLEWESQWSHTAHPMVLDKLNDLADVQNRVLRRLMGLEDPELRERTGDEKVILVAHDLTPSLTVQLDPRHVVGIATDSGTRASHNSILARSLDIPAVVSLGDLSERVREGDELILDGRAGRVIVAPTEEEKHAYRERDFQIREWEQELLLLAHLESATRDGYRVELRANIDLPGEAASARAHGAEGIGLFRTEFLVVGRGAAPGEEEQYQAYRQVLGVFPEAPVVIRTYDLGGDKFPAFLHMAPEENPFLGWRAIRVCLDEPEMFRAQLRALLRAAATADVRIMLPLVNEIAEIVATRRLLDGCMEELRAEGYAVPERYSLGAMVETPAAAVSAPELARHVDFFSIGTNDLVQYTLAVDRGNSRLARLYNPFHPAVGRLIRGVADAGRAAGIEVGVCGEFAAHPLGAFFLIGLGVHSLSVGPSALAEIKKVIRSVSREEAQAAAREALAAGTPGEVLDVLTRHAEDWIDLTRFMASWNLSAAG
- a CDS encoding HPr family phosphocarrier protein, producing the protein MEHSTQVTILNKYGLHARPAAEFVKLANRFSSEIWVARDQVEVNGKSIMGVMMLAAERGSSVAIRASGDDAVEAVEALERLVAERFGEE
- a CDS encoding PTS system mannose/fructose/sorbose family transporter subunit IID; this encodes MTALTRGVRRALLLRSFAVQGSWNYQTLIGTGFAFVLLPVLRRVYRDDEDALYAAVARHAELFNSHPYLATVAAGAVARLEEEGAPPETVRRFKAALRGSLGSIGDRLVWQAWRPACALLAIALLLLGAPWWAAVAAFLLVYNALHLWLRAWGLRVGLRDGLAVGRALRDAPFQRLSERASDAGAFLAGMAGVLAVGDASRSPAEYALVAAALAAGLWLGLRVRWAVWAVLVVVWAVDTIVVATS